TACGGGCTTCCTACAGCCTGACCGAACAGCGCGATACCTCGACTTGAGATGCATCCAAACCAGAGGTATCGTGCAGACATGAACGCCCGCGAGCAACTCCGCCTGCTCATCCTGGCCGTCCTCGACCGCCAGCCCGAACACGGCTACGCCATCGCCCAGGCCATCAACACCCGCAGCGAAGGTCTGCTGCGCGCCCGCGAAGGCACCCTCTACCCCGCCCTGCACGCCCTCGAAGCCGAGGGGCTCATCGAGAGCCACGAACACGAGGTCGCGGGCCGCACCCGCCGCGAATACTGCCTGACCGACAGGGGCCGCGCCGCGCTGGCCCGCACCCGCCGCGACTGGCAGGCCCAGGTCAGCGCCGTACAGGCGGTGCTGGGCGGCAACGCATGACCGGCGAACTCCGTAGCCTGCTCAGCCCGCGCCTCCAGCCTCCCCGGACCGTGACAAAGTGGCTGGACATCGCCACCGACGGCCTGACCCTCGAAGCGGCCCGCCGCGTCCGCCACGACTACCTGAATCACTTTCAGGACACCCTCGCCGACCAGCCCCACCTCACCGCCACGGACATCCTGCGCCGCTGGGGTTCCGCGCACACCGCCAACCGCGAACTGCGGCGCACCCACCTGACCATCCGGGACGCCCACCGCCTGCCCCCCCGACACCTCAGCCTGGGCGGCAGCCTGTGGTCCGCGTCCGCGCCGGTGGCTGGCCTGACGATCGCCGCACTGCCGGACCTGCGGCGCGGCGAAGCCGTCACCCCCTTGCTGCTGTACGTGGGTGCCCTGACCACACTGGCCCTGCTGCGCTGGTGGATCCTCTCCCGGCCGCTGACTCCCACCCGCCGCGCCACCGCGTACTGGCTGACCTCCCCCTTCAGCGGCGCCCTCCTGGCCGGTCTGATGGCCGCGCTGTGGTTCCTGCATACCGGCACCCTGACCCCCGACCCACTGCTCACCTGGACCCGCGAACCCGCCTCCTGGGCCGTCCTGAGTGTCGTGACCCTCCACCTCTGGCGACTTCCACTCGCCGTGAACGCCAGCCGCAAACTCGGCGCGGAGACCGCATGAACGCCACGCTCTGGCTCACGCGGGCGACGCAGGACCTCCCCACAGGCGTCACCGCCCGCGTGCGACAAGACACGCTGAACCACCTGCACGACGCGGGCCGGCCAGAACACACCGACGTGACGACCGTGCTGGGCGACCCGGAAGCGGTCAACGCCGACCTGAAACGCCTGTACCTCACGGTCCGCGAATCCCACCGACTGAGCACGCTCCCATCCCCCTGGCCGGGCTGGCTGCGGGTCGGCGCGCTGCTGGCTGTGGCGGCGTTCCTGCTGCTCGAACCCCACTCACCGCTAGCCGGACAGGGAGTCTGGAGCGTGCTGTTCGGCGCCAGCGTCCTGCTGCTCGTGCTGGCCACCGCGCGCCTGCACCCGGTGCGGCGCGACCGCTGGCGCGACCTGACCCTGAGCCTGATCGTCGCCGTGCCACTCATGCTGGGTCATGACCTGCTGGCTGGCGTCCCCACCCTGCCCCTCACCTCGACCCTGGCTCTGCTGATCTCCCTGCGCCTGAGCACCCAGATGCACCTGGACGCCCGGATACGCCGCACCCTACCGATGGAGACCGCATGACCCTGAACGACTGGCTGGACGTCGCCCTGCGCGACCTCGCCCCCGCCGCGCGGGACCGCATGACCGCCGAGTACCACGCGCACGTGCAGGACGCCATGCACAGCGGGCTGACCGAACCCGAAGCCGTCGCCACGCTGGGCGACCCCGAGCAGGTCAACCGCGCGCTGCGGCGCACCCAGTTGACCGTGCAGGACGAACGGTGGTTGCGTCACCTGACCTCGCCGGGAACGCGAACACGGCGCGAATCACGACTGGTTCTCTGGGTACTGCCGCTCGCCCTGCCCGTCTGGGCGTACTTGCTGCACCTGATCTTCGCGTTGGATACGCACTGGGCTTGGCTGACGGCAACAGGGATCGTTGGGACAGTCACGCTGACCCTGATCGCCGACCTGCACACGGGCGACACCCTGCACGCAGCTGTCCGCTCGACCTGGCGTGGCATGACCCTGTTCGCGGGGCTACTGCTCGTGTTGCTGGTCGCCCCGTGGCCCACACCCCTGTCACCTCGCGTGCAGTTGTTCCTGCTGGGCGGGCTGGCACTGCTCGCTCTGGCTTCCTGGCGACTGTCCAGACTGCCGCACAAACTCAAGGGTGGACAGGTATGACCCTGAACGACTGGCTGGACGTCGCGCTGCGCGACCTCGCCCCCGCCGCGTGGGACCGCATGACCGCCGAGTACCACGCTCACGTACAGGACGCCATGCACAGCGGACTGACCGAACCCGAAGCCGTCGCCACCCTGGGCGACCCCGCGCAGGTCAACCGCGCGCTGCGACGCACGTACGCTACGGACGAGGAGCTGAGCAACAGTCAGGGAGCCTGGATGTGGATGTTCTCACTGCTGGTCGTGACCAGCTACGCAGCCGTCACGCTGTGGCTGGTGCGACCCGAAGCGGCTACTGGTCCTCTCGTCGCCCTTCTGCTGGCACCCCTGATCTGGCTGCTGGTGCGACGCGAACCTCAACCCGTCCGGAACTTCCTGCTGGCAACGGCTGGGCACTGGATAGTCAACTTCAGCCTGTGGATGAACTGGATGCTGCAGCTGTGGCGGGGCGACGCTCCTCCGTCCCAGGGACTTCTGTGGTTCTTCCCGGTCCTGTGGCTCGTCTGGATGCTGGATGCTGGGCGCAGGATTCAGCGAATTCAACGCACCCTGAAGCTGGGTGATCGGGCATGACGGTGGACGCATTGAACCCGGATCTGGCCGCCTACCTGGATGAGGTGACGGCGCCGTTCCCGGAGGATTCGGCGGCGCGCATCCGGGCGGACCTGACCGGGCACGTGCTGGACGCGGCGGCGCCGGGCGGGGTGGGGATGCAGGAGGCGCTGGCGGCCCTGGGTCCGGCGGCCGAGGTTCGGGCGGCGCTGGATGGGCAGTTCTTCACGCGGGCGGACGTGGCGTGGCTGGAGCGGGACGGGCAGATGCGCCGCCTGCTGACGGATGGCGTGAAGGCTTCCGGGCCGCTGTGGCGGACAGCCCTGGGGATGATATGCGGCGTGGGCCTGTTGACGTGGCTGATCTGCGGCTGGCCGGGAATCCCCGCGCTGATCGGGTCACGGAGCTTCACGTGGGCTGTGCCTGCGCTACTGCTGCTGGAACTGGTGCTGTTGGAGTCCGTGCGGCGGTTGATCCTGCGGCAGCCCGCACGGTCCGCAGCGGTGTTGCACCGCATGTATGGCACGCTGTTGGCTCCGTTGGGAATCGCTGTGAACCTGCTGGTGTTCGTGCCGGCCGTGGTGGCTGAACCGGGGTTGCTGGCGGCGGCGCTGGGTGGGGCGCTGCTGTGGGCGTACCAGACGCGTCCGCGTGAGGCGCTGGCGCTGGCCGGGAAGGCGTGGCGGGGCGCGCGGTGAGGACGGCATAGTGGGGGCATGACGACGCTGGACGCTGCTTTTCCCCCCGCTGCCCTGACTGTGCTGGACGTGATCCGTGCGCGCCGCACCGTGGATATCGGTCTGCTGAAACCCGACGCGGTACCGCGTGCGGTGGTGGAAGCCATTCTGGAGGCGGGAATCTGGGCGCCGAATCACGGGCGCACCGAGCCGTGGCGCTTCACGGTGTTCACGGGTGCGGGCCGCGCGCGGCTGGCCGAGGTGTTCGCGCAGGCGTACGCGGCGGGCACCGCGCCGGACCGGGACAGCGAGTCGGCGCTGGAGGCGCAGCGGGCGCGGGCATGGCGGGCGCCGCTGTGGATCAGCCTGGAACTGCACATGCCCGAGAAGCCGAAGATGCCCGAGTGGGAGGAGCAGGCGGCCCTGGCGTGCGCGGCGCAGAACATGTGGCTGGCGGCGACGGCGTTCGGGCTGGTCGGGAAGTGGGTCAGTGGCCCGGTGATGGTCAGTCCGGTGGCGGCGCAGGCGCTGGGCGCGCCGAAGCTGCTGGGCCTGCTGGTGCTGGGCTACCCGGCGGCCGAGCGGCATGCGGCGACCCGCGCGCCGCTGGCGGACAAGGTCACCTGGGTGGAGTGACGGGCGGCGTCCGGGTTACAGGTTGTCCCTGAAGAACTGCACGCTGCGGTTCAGCGCCATGCGGAGGTTCCCGGAGAGGTTGTGGTTGTCGCCGTCGTAGCGGTACGCCTCGACGCCCTGCCCGGCGTTTCTCAGGTCGTCCGCGAGGTTCTTCTGGAAGGAGTACGGCACGTCCTTGTCGTTCGTGCCGTGGTGCAGCTGGATGGGCCGCCCGTTCAGTTCCCGCAGGTACGCGTTGGGGCTCAGGAGGCGCAGGTAGCGGCGGTTGACGGCGTCCAGCGTGCGCGGCTCGCCGGGGGGTGGGTTCCAGTCGGTCGCCAGGACGTCGTAACTGGCGATCACGCCCGCCCACAGGGACGCGGCTTTCAGGCTGGGGTCCACGATCATGGCTTTCAGACTCAGATGCCCGCCCATGCTGTGACCCCACAGGCCCAGCCGGGCGGGGTTCACGCGCGGGTCGCGCCTGAGGCTGGCGGCGGCGTTCAGGACGTCCACGGTGTAGCCGGGGTCGTCGTACCCGCCGCGCGCCTGTCCCTCACTGCTGCCGTGCCCACGGTAGTCGCTTTTCAGCGTAACGAAGCCCGCGCGGGCGAACGCGTCCTGGTAGGCCACGTACCGTTCGGTGGTGCGGTACTCGTCGGGAGGGATGTACCCGTGGTTGAACACGATGGCGGGCCAGCCTCTCTGCGGAGGCGTGCCACGTGGGACGGTCAGCAGCGCGTTGATGCGCAGCCCCTCGGACTGGTAACTCACGACCTGCCGGGTGTAGGTGCTGCCCGGCGCCAGGGTCTGCCGGACCGTCAGGGTGCTGCCCGGGTACTCACGAGCTTTCAGGGACTGGATGCTGACCGGGTTGCGGGCCACGGCGGCCTTCAGGGCCGTGTCGCTCAGGTCCTGAAAGGGGCCGCCCGTGTCAGGGGTGGAAGTCGGCGGTTCGTTGGGTGTGGTGTCGGCCGTGGTCCAGGGTAGGCGGAATGGAAGGGCGTCAGATTGCGTCACAGCGACGTACCCGGCGCCAGCCAGCAGGCCCAGCAGGGTGAGATTCAGCAGGGCCCGCACTACAGGCGGTCCTTGAAGAACTGCACGCTGCGGTTCAATGCGGTGCGCAGGTTGCCGGAGAGGTTGTGGTTGTCACCAGGGTACACGTAGTTCCCGCCGAGTTTGCCCAGGGGACGCAGCTGCCCGGCCAGCGCCGTGTGGAACGCGACAGGTACGTCCTCGTCGCGGGTCCCGATGTGCAGTTGAACAGGGCCGCCCAGGTCCCGCAGATAGGTGTTCGCACTGAGGGTGTTCCAGAAGGCCGGGTTGGCGCGGGGCGTGCCGTACCGGGCAACGGCCTGTTTGCGCAGGTTCAGCACTCTCTGCGGGATGCTGGACGGCACGGGGGCCCGGCGCGTCCAGCTGTTCATCAGCTGGTCGTAGTCGCCCACAACGCCCGCCCAGATCACGCCGGCCTTCACGGTCGGGTCGATGACCATGGCGCGCAGGCTCAGGAAGCCGCCCATGGAGTGCCCCCACATGCCGATCCGGGCCCGGTTCACGCGCGGGTCACGTTTCAGGCTGCTCAGGGCATTCAGGACGTCCGTGGTGTACCCGGGAGCGTAGTACCCGCCCAGTGCCTCGCCCTGTGAGCTGCCGTGCCCCCGGTAGTCGCTCTTCAGCGTGACGAAACCCGCCCGCGCGAAGGCGTCCTGGTAGGCCACATACCGTTCGGTGGTGCGGTAGACGTTGGGAGGAACGTACCCGTGGTTGAACACGATGGCGGGCCATCCACCCTTCGGGGGTGTGCCGCGCGGGACGGTCAGCAGCGCGCCAATGCGCAGCCCCTCGGACTGATAGCTGACCACCTGCCGGGTGTAATTGCTACCTGGCGCCAGGGTCTGCCGGACGGTCAGGGCGCTCCCGGGATACCCACCCTTCTGAAAGGCTGCTCTGGCGGTGGGAATGCTCATCTTCCGGGCGTCCACTGCATCCAGGGCCGCCTGCGACTGAGCAGTGGCGGCCGAGACCAGCGTGCCGGTCAGCAAAAAGAGAACACAACGTGAACGCATGTCTGCACCGTACGGCGACCGCACGGCCAGAACTGCAGGACAGCTGACGCTGGCGCCTTGACAATTTCTCATCGGAAGTTTCACAGGTCACTCAGAGACCGGAATGACGCCTCATAGGGACATTTACCTTCTGCCCTCCCCGATTCGACGTCGGTTCGCGAACTGTCTCTAGCGCCTTCCAGGCACCGACTGCCGTCATGTGGAATCTGAGATTGTGCTGAACGAACCTTGCCCCCAAGCGGGGGGGCGCGTATTATCTGGCGCATAGCCTCACAACACCTGATGTCAAATCAGGCACCCACACAACAGTTTCACGTGCCCTGTCCACTCTGGGTCACCGTGCATCCTGTGGTCTGGGTCTTTAAGGAGATCACATGAAGCGATCCACTCCGTTCGCCCTGCTGGCCCTCACAGGTTCGCTGCTCAGCGCCTGCGCACCTCAACCCGTGCCCGACGGGGTCAAACCCACCATCAGCCTGACCGCAGCGCCCACCACGGTCACCAGCGCAGGCACCGTAACTCTCTCCGCCACCGCCACGGATAACGTCGGCGTGACCAAAGTCGACTTCTACCAGGGCACCACCCTGATCGGCTCGGACACCACCGAGCCTTACAGCATCGCCAGTGCCAACATCACTTCGGCGCAGAACGGCACGCTGACCTACCGCGCCGTGGCCAGCGACGCCGCCGGCAATACGGCAGAAGCGACCACCAACGTGACCGTCAACATTGACGTCACTGCCCCCACCGTAAGTGTCACCGCAGATCCCGCCACGCTCACCGCTGCCGGCACCGTGACCTTCACGGCGACCGCCACCAGCGTCTCCGGCGTGACGAAAGTCGACTTCTACGACAACGGCACGCTGATCAGCACGGACACCACCGCGCCCTACAGTGCCAGCAAGGCCTACACGGCAGCGGACAACGGCACGCGCACCATCACCGCGACCGCCACCAACAGTGCCGGGAAGGCCACCACCGCCACCACGACGCTGAAAGTCGGCATCGACGCCGCTGCGCCCACCGTCACCCTGAGCGCCACCCCCAACCCCGTGACGGCAGCCGGAGACGTCAAGCTCACGGCGTCCGCCCAGGACGACGTTGGCGTGACCAAAGTCGAGTTCTACAACGGCAGCACCAAGATCTCCGAGGACATGACGGCTCCGTACGAAGCGGTCGTGAGCGTCAATGCCCTGATGAACGGTCAGCGCACCTACACGGCGGTCGCCTATGACGCCGCCGGCCGCAAGACCAGCGCCGATACGGTCGTCACGGTCAACATCACCTCGGCCGCCGCGCCGCTGAAAGTGACGGTCGTCGATCAGAACATCGGCGCGCCCGTCACCGGCAGTACCGTCAGCGTCTACCAGAACGGTCAGTTGCTCGGCAACATTACCACCGACGCCAGCGGCCAGCTGAACCTCAGCGGCCTGCCGGCCGGCAGCTACGACCTCAAGGCCCGCAAGGCTGGCATGGCCGGCTCCGACCTGTACGGTGTCATGGTCGGCACCCAGACCCCCAGCGTTCAGATGGTGCAGCGCCCCGCGTTCGACACCAGCGCCACTACCAACCCCGCCACGTTGGTCGTCACCCGCGCCGACGGCAGCCCCCTGGCCGGCGCGACCTTCACCGGTCAGCTGGACTTCCGCATCAAGACGGCCGCCGATTCTGACCACGTTGGGCCGATCCGCATCGTGTACGCCCAGCTGGGCCGCACCCCGGGCAGCGGCGGCATCACCGCCAGCCCCACCGCCGCCAACTGGAACTACTCGCCCAAGCAGGACGCCCTGGGCGTTGTGGACAGCGGGCCTGTCACCACCACCGGCAACTTCACCGCCGGATTCGGCAGCGCTGCCGGCGAGCAGGTGTACCTCGAGATCATGGCGGTGGACTACAACTACAACTACGTCCGGCACGTCATCCCGGTCAAACTGATCAACGCCGACGCCGCCGCTCAGAACACCGTCGTCGCCCCCACGGCCGCCGCCGCCACCGCTTTCACCCTGAAACAGGAAGGATCCTGGACGACCCCCTACGGCGCCGGAAACGACACCGACGCCGCGCCCAACGGCTCGGGCGTGTTCGTGGAAGTCCGCTGGTGCTACACCAACACCACCGCCACCGCCAAACCCTTCGCGTTCGACGTTGAGCGCAGCAGCGATGGCGCCACCTTCAGCAAGATCGGCACGGTCGGCGGCGGCGCCAGCACCAGCTGCTCGGCCACCAACCAGGCCAGCCGCCCCTTCGCGTACCGTGATACCAGCGCCGAACTGGCCGCCGGCAAGACCTTCACGTACCGCGTGGTGGCCCGCGGCACAAACACCGCCGCCAGCAACACCACCCAGACCACGCCCCTGGCGCAGTTCACGCCCACCTTCATCGCCCCAGCCGATGAAAGCACCGGCGTCTCGGTCAACCCCACCTTCGTGCTGGGCCAGAACCAGACCGCGATCGGTGCGGACGGCGCGGCGTACAACATCCGCGTACGTGACCTGATGACCCTCAGCGGCTACAACCTGCCCGGCAGCGCCTCGAACGCCCTACTGCGCGTCGAAGAAGGCACCGGCGCCACCGGCAACGGCATCCCCGTCGGCCAGTCCCTGGTGTTCACCAGCACTGGCTCCGTATTCGGCAAGCCCACCACGGCCGCCAGCGTCCTGACCGACACCAGCGGCACCTACGTGGCCGCCAAACCCAACCTGATGCCCGTCAACACGACCGCACACACCTTCAGCATGCCCTGGAACGTGCTGGTCGCCACGCCCCTGCAGCCCCTGCGTCCCTACAAGTGGGAACTGTACTCGGGCCTGGCCTACAAGTACGCGCCCAGCGAAGGCAACCGCATCTCGGCCTACTCCGTCTTCACCTGGCCCGCCTCCACCGACGCGCCCGTTCTGCAGACCCGCCCCGTGAACATCAACTGGGACTTCATCACCGGTCAGTAAGTCCCGCCGCGCCCACCCCGCGGCGCGGCCCCTCCCCCACCCCATCTCAGTTCATCCCCGAGGACTCCTATGCCCAGACACCTCCGCATGACCGGCCTGCTTGCCATCAGCGCCATGCTGGCCGCCTGCTCCACCACACCGTCCCCCACCGCCCAGACCCCCGTTCTGGACGCCAACCCCGCCACGTTGACCAGCGCCGGCACCCGCTACGTTGCCAACGAAGTCGTCGTCGGTTACGAGAACGACAGTGCCCTGCAGGCAGCCGCCAAGGCCCTGAACGGTGAAGTCGTGCGCCGCATTCCCGAAATCCGCACCGCGCTGATCCGCGTGTCCGGCGACGCGATGAAAGCCACCAGCCTCGCCAAGGTCAGTGGCATCCGCTACGCGACCGTGAACACCGTCATGACCCCCGAACGCAGCCCCGTCGTGACGCCCGCCACCCTGGGCGCGCAGGCAGCTGCCGCAGATCAGATCTTCGACGAACTGCCCCAGTACGCCCTGGACCCCCGCCACATGAACGCCAAGGTGGCCTGGGACAAAGGCCTGACCGGGAAGGGCGTCACGGTCGCGCTGATCGACGACCCGGCCGACGTGACCCACCCAGATCTGGCACCCAACTGGGCCGGCAAGGCCTTCGATCCCCGCCAGGAGAAGACCTACACCGACGGTAAGGCCTGGAGTGACTACTTCAAGAAACCCGAGAACTCGCACGGAACCTTCGTGTCCTCCAGCATGATTGCCGCGAAGAACGGCAAGGGCATCGTGGGCCTCGCCTACGAAGCGAAATTCATGCCGGTCGTGATGTTCAACCCCGGTGGATACTCCAGCTTCGAGATTGCGCTGGGCGCCATCTGGGCCACCAACAACGGCGCGCGCGTCATCAACAACTCCTGGGGCGGCGGCGTCAGCTTCGGTCCGGTCAAGGACGCTTTCGACTACGCCATGTCACGCGGCACCACCATCGTGGCCAGCATGGGCAACAGCTACCACGACGAATTCCAGTACCCAGCCGCGCTGCCCGGCGTGATCGCCTCCGGTGCACTGGACGCCAGCAACCGCAAGGTGACCTTCTCCACCAGCGGCCGCCACATCTCCAGCGCCGCCCCCGGCCAGGACACCATGCTCGCCAATCCCACCTGGCTGGGCGGCGGGTACGCCCTGATCTCCGGCACGAGCTTCTCCAGCCCCTACACCGCCGCTCTGGCCGCCCTGGTCCTTCAGAAGTGCTCGACCGCCACGCCCTACCAGGTGCGCCGCGT
The sequence above is drawn from the Deinococcus sedimenti genome and encodes:
- a CDS encoding PadR family transcriptional regulator; the encoded protein is MNAREQLRLLILAVLDRQPEHGYAIAQAINTRSEGLLRAREGTLYPALHALEAEGLIESHEHEVAGRTRREYCLTDRGRAALARTRRDWQAQVSAVQAVLGGNA
- a CDS encoding HAAS signaling domain-containing protein yields the protein MTLNDWLDVALRDLAPAARDRMTAEYHAHVQDAMHSGLTEPEAVATLGDPEQVNRALRRTQLTVQDERWLRHLTSPGTRTRRESRLVLWVLPLALPVWAYLLHLIFALDTHWAWLTATGIVGTVTLTLIADLHTGDTLHAAVRSTWRGMTLFAGLLLVLLVAPWPTPLSPRVQLFLLGGLALLALASWRLSRLPHKLKGGQV
- a CDS encoding HAAS signaling domain-containing protein, whose amino-acid sequence is MTLNDWLDVALRDLAPAAWDRMTAEYHAHVQDAMHSGLTEPEAVATLGDPAQVNRALRRTYATDEELSNSQGAWMWMFSLLVVTSYAAVTLWLVRPEAATGPLVALLLAPLIWLLVRREPQPVRNFLLATAGHWIVNFSLWMNWMLQLWRGDAPPSQGLLWFFPVLWLVWMLDAGRRIQRIQRTLKLGDRA
- a CDS encoding nitroreductase family protein; its protein translation is MTTLDAAFPPAALTVLDVIRARRTVDIGLLKPDAVPRAVVEAILEAGIWAPNHGRTEPWRFTVFTGAGRARLAEVFAQAYAAGTAPDRDSESALEAQRARAWRAPLWISLELHMPEKPKMPEWEEQAALACAAQNMWLAATAFGLVGKWVSGPVMVSPVAAQALGAPKLLGLLVLGYPAAERHAATRAPLADKVTWVE
- a CDS encoding alpha/beta hydrolase family protein: MRALLNLTLLGLLAGAGYVAVTQSDALPFRLPWTTADTTPNEPPTSTPDTGGPFQDLSDTALKAAVARNPVSIQSLKAREYPGSTLTVRQTLAPGSTYTRQVVSYQSEGLRINALLTVPRGTPPQRGWPAIVFNHGYIPPDEYRTTERYVAYQDAFARAGFVTLKSDYRGHGSSEGQARGGYDDPGYTVDVLNAAASLRRDPRVNPARLGLWGHSMGGHLSLKAMIVDPSLKAASLWAGVIASYDVLATDWNPPPGEPRTLDAVNRRYLRLLSPNAYLRELNGRPIQLHHGTNDKDVPYSFQKNLADDLRNAGQGVEAYRYDGDNHNLSGNLRMALNRSVQFFRDNL
- a CDS encoding alpha/beta hydrolase family protein produces the protein MRSRCVLFLLTGTLVSAATAQSQAALDAVDARKMSIPTARAAFQKGGYPGSALTVRQTLAPGSNYTRQVVSYQSEGLRIGALLTVPRGTPPKGGWPAIVFNHGYVPPNVYRTTERYVAYQDAFARAGFVTLKSDYRGHGSSQGEALGGYYAPGYTTDVLNALSSLKRDPRVNRARIGMWGHSMGGFLSLRAMVIDPTVKAGVIWAGVVGDYDQLMNSWTRRAPVPSSIPQRVLNLRKQAVARYGTPRANPAFWNTLSANTYLRDLGGPVQLHIGTRDEDVPVAFHTALAGQLRPLGKLGGNYVYPGDNHNLSGNLRTALNRSVQFFKDRL
- a CDS encoding Ig-like domain-containing protein; this translates as MKRSTPFALLALTGSLLSACAPQPVPDGVKPTISLTAAPTTVTSAGTVTLSATATDNVGVTKVDFYQGTTLIGSDTTEPYSIASANITSAQNGTLTYRAVASDAAGNTAEATTNVTVNIDVTAPTVSVTADPATLTAAGTVTFTATATSVSGVTKVDFYDNGTLISTDTTAPYSASKAYTAADNGTRTITATATNSAGKATTATTTLKVGIDAAAPTVTLSATPNPVTAAGDVKLTASAQDDVGVTKVEFYNGSTKISEDMTAPYEAVVSVNALMNGQRTYTAVAYDAAGRKTSADTVVTVNITSAAAPLKVTVVDQNIGAPVTGSTVSVYQNGQLLGNITTDASGQLNLSGLPAGSYDLKARKAGMAGSDLYGVMVGTQTPSVQMVQRPAFDTSATTNPATLVVTRADGSPLAGATFTGQLDFRIKTAADSDHVGPIRIVYAQLGRTPGSGGITASPTAANWNYSPKQDALGVVDSGPVTTTGNFTAGFGSAAGEQVYLEIMAVDYNYNYVRHVIPVKLINADAAAQNTVVAPTAAAATAFTLKQEGSWTTPYGAGNDTDAAPNGSGVFVEVRWCYTNTTATAKPFAFDVERSSDGATFSKIGTVGGGASTSCSATNQASRPFAYRDTSAELAAGKTFTYRVVARGTNTAASNTTQTTPLAQFTPTFIAPADESTGVSVNPTFVLGQNQTAIGADGAAYNIRVRDLMTLSGYNLPGSASNALLRVEEGTGATGNGIPVGQSLVFTSTGSVFGKPTTAASVLTDTSGTYVAAKPNLMPVNTTAHTFSMPWNVLVATPLQPLRPYKWELYSGLAYKYAPSEGNRISAYSVFTWPASTDAPVLQTRPVNINWDFITGQ
- a CDS encoding S8 family serine peptidase; amino-acid sequence: MTGLLAISAMLAACSTTPSPTAQTPVLDANPATLTSAGTRYVANEVVVGYENDSALQAAAKALNGEVVRRIPEIRTALIRVSGDAMKATSLAKVSGIRYATVNTVMTPERSPVVTPATLGAQAAAADQIFDELPQYALDPRHMNAKVAWDKGLTGKGVTVALIDDPADVTHPDLAPNWAGKAFDPRQEKTYTDGKAWSDYFKKPENSHGTFVSSSMIAAKNGKGIVGLAYEAKFMPVVMFNPGGYSSFEIALGAIWATNNGARVINNSWGGGVSFGPVKDAFDYAMSRGTTIVASMGNSYHDEFQYPAALPGVIASGALDASNRKVTFSTSGRHISSAAPGQDTMLANPTWLGGGYALISGTSFSSPYTAALAALVLQKCSTATPYQVRRVMEMSADGSIGTNPNGFDRETGYGRLDAGKMAEMLTDCAKLPEKGANVHVNISYANGQGTQKGILGDVILRGQGMRAGASDDATPLYLSPTDDNGDVRFSEIKPGTYDMYVAGPDVSVTGGSNDTRGTFVGTVTATSGSTYYTPDQTRIILPATFVDLNPTDPYEPNDSEAQAATITYGQTTQQAYIYGQPQDFDYFKFTGATGDQIKAEMLAAGQIGGKLDAFLFLLDSTGKVLASNDDRGNPRIDSDSEINFTLPAAGTYYLVATSYEIASDANDDSPFNKYKLKLSKTN